In Macaca nemestrina isolate mMacNem1 chromosome 11, mMacNem.hap1, whole genome shotgun sequence, a single window of DNA contains:
- the LOC105481154 gene encoding von Willebrand factor C domain-containing protein 2-like isoform X2, whose translation MALHIHEACILLLVIPGLVISAAINHEDYPADEGDQISSNDNLIFDDYRGKGCVDDSGFVYKLGERFFPGHSNCPCVCALDGPVCDQPECPKIHPKCTKVEHNGCCPECKEVKNFCEYHGKNYKILEEFKVQTALQELQ comes from the coding sequence ATGGCTCTTCATATTCATGAAGCTTGCATACTTCTGTTGGTCATCCCTGGATTGGTCATCTCTGCTGCTATCAATCATGAAGACTATCCTGCTGATGAAGGTGACCAGATCTCCAGTAATGacaatctgatctttgatgaCTATCGAGGGAAAGGGTGTGTCGATGACAGCGGCTTTGTATACAAGTTGGGAGAACGATTTTTCCCCGGGCATTCCAACTGTCCATGTGTCTGTGCTCTAGATGGACCTGTTTGCGACCAACCAGAATGCCCTAAAATTCACCCAAAGTGTACTAAAGTGGAACACAATGGATGCTGTCCAGAGTGCAAAGAAGTAAAAAACTTCTGTGAATATCACGggaaaaattacaaaatcttGGAGGAATTTAAG